One Arcobacter sp. FWKO B genomic window, TTTCATCATATTTTCTTTGCATTTTGGTTACAGTTTCTTTTGGAACAGGTGTTCTCATAGACTTATACTCTACTAACTCATCATCTTTGTATACCCCAGAAACCTCGGCAAATACCCAGTAGTATCCACCATCTTTTCTCATATTTTTTACATAGCCTTGCCACATTTTTCCACTTTTAAGTGTTTGCCACATATGTTCAAAAGCTGCTCTTGGCATATCTGGATGTCTTAGTATATTATGAGATTTTCCAATAAGTTCATCCACACTATACCCAGATATATCTGCAAATGTTTCATTTGCATAAGTAATAACACCTTTTAAGTCTGTTCTAGATATTATCACCTCACCTTCTGGTACAATTGTTTCTATT contains:
- a CDS encoding PAS domain-containing protein, coding for MTYNDSNFLIETIVPEGEVIISRTDLKGVITYANETFADISGYSVDELIGKSHNILRHPDMPRAAFEHMWQTLKSGKMWQGYVKNMRKDGGYYWVFAEVSGVYKDDELVEYKSMRTPVPKETVTKMQRKYDEMKLKNKDMIRVVKYIPFEEYVELQ